The following DNA comes from Cumulibacter manganitolerans.
CCGCAAGCGCTGGGACGCGGAGTACGCGCGCAACAACCGCTGGTGAGCCGGCACGTCCGTGACACCGCGGTCACAGCCCGGTGACGGGGACGGGCCGATCATCGACACATGCTCGATCAGGTGGACAACCTGCTGCGCACGGTGCTCATGAGGGCCGTGCCGGGGATCGACGCCGCGGAGCAGGTCGGCTTCCAGCCGCCGGACGACACATGGCGCGCCGCGGTCGCCAACCTCGGGAAGAACGCATTGAACGTCTACCTGGTCGACCTCCGGGAGCGCCGCGAGCTCCGCTCGAACGAGTGGCGCACGACGGTCGCGGCGCACGGGGTAGCCCGCGTTCCGGAGCCGGCGCAGGTCGACTGCCACTATCTCGTCTCGGCGTGGAGCCCGGCCCCCGTGAGCCCGGCGGTCGAGCCCGCGATCGACGAGCACGCGCTGCTGTACGCCGCCCTGGCGGCGTTGCTCGACGCGTCACCGCTGACCGCCTCGCGCGTGTACCCCGCCGGGTCGGCCGCGCTGGCGGCGCTCGACCCGCTGATCGCCGACGGAGCGCTCCCGAGCGAGATCGTCCCCCCGGAGGGCTTCGCAAAGCTCGCCGAGTTCTGGGGGGCGATGGGCGAGGGCTCGAGATGGCGTCCCGCGCTGTGGCTGACCCTGACCGTCCCGGTCACCCTCCGCACGCAGCCGGGGGCACCTCTGGTGACCACCCGCATC
Coding sequences within:
- a CDS encoding Pvc16 family protein, whose translation is MLDQVDNLLRTVLMRAVPGIDAAEQVGFQPPDDTWRAAVANLGKNALNVYLVDLRERRELRSNEWRTTVAAHGVARVPEPAQVDCHYLVSAWSPAPVSPAVEPAIDEHALLYAALAALLDASPLTASRVYPAGSAALAALDPLIADGALPSEIVPPEGFAKLAEFWGAMGEGSRWRPALWLTLTVPVTLRTQPGAPLVTTRIIEYGRHGSAVGTPEVFVQIAGTISRATAAVPGASVRLSRAGRTVRALRTGADGRFTFTGLRPQTYTLTVDGVGAAPVERSIDVPAASGNYDVAIP